A section of the Amycolatopsis sp. AA4 genome encodes:
- a CDS encoding ABC transporter substrate-binding protein, with protein sequence MKTARLTAAMAGVVALTVSACGGSAQSGTDRTANQKLVDGKTFTYAIPTDPGTLDPAITVLSVARNLDGFLYDSLINLNAKGDPEAALAEKWEATTTTATFTLRKGITCADGSPLTAADVAANINFVGDPANKSPLAGVTVAPRTKAVAGEGTVTITSGAPDAFLLRNIAGLPIVCAKGLADRKTLAKGENGTGMFTMTEIVPNDHYTLTRRKDYTWGPGQFDPKQKGLPDKINVRIIPNMTTMSNLLLSGEVNAGSVIGQDQQRLKAQRLYHADIVSPFGELFFNQAPGRFGADQAMRRALVQAIDLPQVAKVLTRDGGAPVKGMVTIEPRPCDGDSVTGKIPGFDVAAAKAALDQAGWKPGPDGIRVKDGKRLALTAIYGTQAGPTMPPGAELMQQGWKSVGVDVTLKGVDSPGLSQLLFATGEWDISMAPVGLTLPSQLVPFMSGGEPPQGTNFAHIKNPQYESLVAKAATQAGEAGCADWTAAESALFERQDAVLFANSVIPTYGSNAKFEIVNGYLQPSTIRMYA encoded by the coding sequence ATGAAAACTGCCCGGCTCACCGCCGCGATGGCGGGCGTGGTGGCCTTGACCGTGAGCGCGTGCGGGGGATCAGCGCAATCCGGGACGGACCGGACCGCGAACCAGAAACTGGTCGACGGCAAGACGTTCACCTATGCCATTCCGACCGATCCGGGAACGCTCGACCCGGCGATCACCGTGCTGTCGGTCGCCCGCAACCTCGACGGGTTCCTCTACGACAGCCTGATCAACCTCAACGCGAAGGGCGATCCGGAGGCGGCGCTCGCGGAGAAGTGGGAAGCCACCACGACCACCGCGACCTTCACCCTGCGCAAGGGCATCACCTGCGCCGACGGCAGCCCGTTGACCGCGGCCGACGTGGCGGCGAACATCAACTTCGTCGGCGACCCGGCGAACAAATCCCCGCTCGCCGGCGTCACGGTGGCCCCGCGCACGAAGGCGGTCGCCGGCGAGGGCACGGTCACGATCACCAGCGGAGCGCCGGACGCCTTCCTGCTGCGCAACATCGCCGGTCTGCCGATCGTCTGCGCGAAGGGGCTGGCCGACCGCAAGACCCTCGCCAAGGGCGAGAACGGCACCGGCATGTTCACCATGACCGAGATCGTCCCGAACGACCACTACACGCTGACCCGGCGCAAGGACTACACGTGGGGTCCCGGCCAGTTCGACCCGAAACAGAAGGGCCTGCCGGACAAGATCAACGTCCGGATCATCCCGAACATGACCACGATGTCGAACCTGCTGCTGTCCGGCGAGGTCAACGCCGGCTCGGTGATCGGGCAGGACCAGCAGCGGCTCAAGGCGCAGCGGCTCTACCACGCCGACATCGTGTCCCCGTTCGGCGAGCTGTTCTTCAACCAGGCGCCCGGCCGGTTCGGCGCGGACCAGGCGATGCGCCGCGCGCTCGTCCAGGCGATCGACCTCCCGCAGGTCGCGAAGGTGCTGACCCGCGACGGCGGCGCGCCGGTCAAGGGCATGGTCACGATCGAACCGCGGCCGTGCGACGGCGATTCGGTCACCGGGAAGATCCCCGGGTTCGACGTCGCCGCGGCCAAGGCGGCCCTTGATCAGGCGGGCTGGAAACCGGGACCGGACGGCATCCGCGTGAAGGACGGGAAGCGGCTGGCGCTGACCGCGATCTACGGCACGCAGGCCGGTCCGACGATGCCCCCGGGCGCGGAGCTGATGCAGCAGGGCTGGAAGAGCGTCGGCGTCGACGTCACGTTGAAGGGCGTCGACAGCCCGGGGCTGAGCCAGCTGCTGTTCGCCACCGGCGAGTGGGACATCTCGATGGCGCCGGTCGGTCTCACCCTGCCCAGCCAGCTGGTGCCGTTCATGTCCGGCGGGGAACCGCCGCAGGGCACGAACTTCGCGCACATCAAGAACCCGCAGTACGAGTCGCTGGTCGCCAAGGCGGCCACGCAGGCCGGGGAAGCGGGCTGCGCGGACTGGACGGCCGCGGAATCGGCGCTGTTCGAGAGGCAGGACGCCGTGCTGTTCGCGAACTCGGTGATCCCGACCTACGGCAGCAACGCCAAGTTCGAGATCGTCAACGGCTACCTCCAGCCGTCCACCATCCGGATGTACGCCTGA
- a CDS encoding serine hydrolase produces MATASETIARRAEEVGVEVRLHAAEVDGNRSLGIGEDVPVVPASVFKVPIALELARQAADGTLDLGARIAVKPGHPTPSPYGLATFRHEVLMSWHDLAILMIGISDNVATDLILAEIGKDAVNSTLRRLGFTHTVVPQDCAELLATIGEDLGLSYEDDERALAELTYEQVSGLRALQPEKSCRTTAAEMTRLLGLIWRDEAAAPEACADVRRWMELQVWPHRLRSGFPDDGIRTSGKTGTLPAVRNEVGVVEYPDGGRYSVAVFTRAEDARSRVPERDAFIGFAAATAVESLRAA; encoded by the coding sequence ATGGCCACCGCATCCGAAACGATCGCCCGCCGCGCCGAGGAGGTCGGCGTCGAGGTCCGGCTGCACGCCGCCGAGGTCGACGGAAACCGCAGCCTCGGGATCGGCGAGGACGTTCCGGTCGTCCCCGCGTCGGTGTTCAAGGTCCCGATCGCGCTGGAACTGGCCCGCCAGGCGGCCGACGGAACGCTCGATCTCGGCGCCCGGATCGCGGTCAAGCCCGGGCATCCGACGCCGAGTCCGTACGGCCTCGCCACCTTCCGCCACGAAGTCCTGATGTCCTGGCACGATTTGGCGATCCTGATGATCGGAATCAGTGACAACGTTGCCACCGACCTGATTCTCGCCGAGATCGGCAAAGACGCGGTCAACAGCACGTTGCGGCGCCTCGGATTCACGCACACCGTCGTGCCGCAGGACTGCGCCGAACTGCTCGCCACGATCGGCGAAGATCTCGGCCTCTCGTACGAGGACGACGAACGGGCGCTCGCCGAATTGACCTACGAACAGGTTTCCGGATTGCGCGCATTGCAACCGGAAAAATCCTGCCGGACCACCGCCGCCGAAATGACCCGCTTGCTGGGACTGATCTGGCGCGACGAGGCGGCCGCGCCGGAAGCGTGCGCGGACGTCCGGCGCTGGATGGAACTGCAGGTCTGGCCGCACCGCCTGCGTTCCGGGTTCCCGGACGACGGGATCCGCACCAGCGGCAAAACCGGGACCCTGCCCGCCGTGCGCAACGAGGTCGGCGTGGTCGAGTACCCGGACGGCGGCCGGTATTCGGTCGCCGTGTTCACGCGCGCCGAGGACGCCCGCTCCCGGGTGCCCGAGCGCGACGCGTTCATCGGTTTCGCCGCGGCGACGGCAGTGGAGTCCCTGCGCGCGGCCTGA
- a CDS encoding amidohydrolase family protein has protein sequence MRTLLRGGRVIDPATGFDGTADVLVSDGEVIAVGPGLPSADDQVEIDVAGCVVGPGFIDLHSHVHSIAGQRLQAMDGVTTALDLEAGLMPVERAYADAAAAGRPLHYGFSASWGSARAKVLAGIEPDANINTGLSVLGNPAWQRSSSKTELAAWLSLVEGELAAGALGVGVLLGYAPASDPAEFLALAKLAKQAEAPTYTHVRELVEVDPGTPADGSEEIAIVAAETGAAMHHCHVNSTSGRHIDRVLAALESGRSAGSRVTVEAYPYGAGSTAVGAAFLTPERLKMKGLNPSRVILLETGERIADEGRLLQVRAEMPGAPCILEFLDEDDPVDRALLHQALAFPDSIVASDAMPVYWPNGANESTEWPLPPGGATHPRTAGTYSKSLRLMVREAGVWTWLEAFRRCSYLPARVLDEVAPGARTKGRLNVGADADIVVLDPAAITDTATYFDSTRPAVGVRHLFVAGTPVVRDGQLLTDAFPGQPLRGEPR, from the coding sequence ATGCGGACACTGCTGCGTGGCGGTCGCGTCATCGATCCGGCCACGGGCTTCGACGGCACAGCTGACGTGCTGGTATCCGACGGCGAGGTGATCGCGGTCGGACCGGGATTGCCGAGTGCCGACGACCAGGTCGAGATCGACGTCGCCGGGTGCGTCGTCGGGCCGGGGTTCATCGACCTGCACAGCCACGTGCACTCGATTGCCGGACAGCGGCTGCAGGCGATGGACGGCGTGACCACGGCGCTCGACCTGGAGGCCGGGCTGATGCCGGTCGAACGGGCCTACGCCGACGCCGCCGCGGCGGGGCGTCCGCTGCACTACGGCTTCTCGGCCTCGTGGGGTTCCGCGCGGGCGAAGGTGCTCGCGGGCATCGAGCCGGACGCCAACATCAACACCGGGCTTTCCGTGCTCGGCAATCCGGCCTGGCAGCGGTCGTCGTCGAAGACCGAGCTGGCCGCCTGGCTGTCCCTTGTGGAGGGTGAGCTGGCGGCGGGCGCGCTCGGCGTCGGCGTGCTGCTCGGGTACGCGCCGGCCAGCGATCCGGCCGAGTTCCTGGCCTTGGCGAAGCTCGCCAAACAGGCCGAGGCGCCGACGTACACGCACGTCCGCGAGCTGGTCGAGGTCGATCCGGGCACGCCCGCCGACGGGTCGGAGGAGATCGCGATCGTCGCGGCCGAGACCGGCGCGGCGATGCACCACTGCCACGTCAACAGCACCTCGGGACGGCACATCGACCGCGTGCTCGCCGCGCTGGAATCGGGCCGTTCCGCCGGGTCGCGGGTGACGGTCGAGGCTTATCCGTACGGCGCGGGCAGCACCGCGGTCGGCGCGGCGTTCCTCACGCCGGAGCGGCTGAAGATGAAGGGACTCAACCCGTCTCGGGTGATCCTGCTGGAGACCGGCGAACGGATCGCGGACGAGGGCCGGTTGCTGCAGGTCCGCGCCGAAATGCCGGGTGCGCCGTGCATCCTGGAGTTCCTCGACGAGGACGACCCGGTCGATCGCGCTCTGCTGCACCAGGCGCTCGCCTTCCCGGATTCGATCGTCGCGAGCGACGCGATGCCGGTGTACTGGCCGAACGGGGCCAACGAATCCACCGAATGGCCGCTGCCGCCCGGTGGTGCGACGCATCCGCGCACGGCGGGGACGTATTCGAAGTCGTTGCGGTTGATGGTGCGCGAGGCCGGGGTCTGGACGTGGCTGGAAGCGTTCCGGCGGTGTTCCTACCTGCCGGCGCGGGTGCTCGACGAGGTCGCGCCCGGGGCACGGACCAAGGGCCGGTTGAACGTCGGCGCGGACGCGGACATCGTCGTCCTCGATCCGGCTGCGATCACCGACACCGCGACGTATTTCGACTCGACCCGGCCCGCGGTCGGCGTCCGGCACCTGTTCGTCGCGGGCACTCCGGTGGTGCGCGACGGACAGCTGCTCACCGACGCGTTTCCCGGCCAGCCGCTGCGGGGTGAGCCGCGATGA
- a CDS encoding serine hydrolase translates to MSGIRERIEAVFADAGAEGFLHAREIGVPGPDVSAGGDDPVVLASVFKIPVALAYAREVTAGRLDDTERTKVTARYRTGGIGTAGCADDVEMSWRDLAHFMLTMSDNAATDVVYHRLGQETVDRVLADLGLARTRLIGCCEDLFASVIADLGGTPESDLEALFGEATPEQLDKLAVRDPERTTSSTPREITELLDAIWTDRAGEPEACQRVRTIMAQQIWPHRLSSGFPSGVRVAAKTGTLPGIRNEAGVVTLGDGRQFAVAVFTRAHSLEDRLPAVDASIGAAARLAIDHLQSATP, encoded by the coding sequence GTGAGCGGGATCCGCGAGCGGATCGAAGCTGTTTTCGCGGACGCTGGCGCGGAAGGGTTCCTGCACGCCCGGGAGATCGGCGTGCCGGGGCCCGACGTGTCGGCGGGCGGGGACGATCCGGTCGTCCTCGCGTCGGTGTTCAAGATCCCGGTGGCGCTCGCCTATGCCCGCGAGGTCACCGCCGGCCGGCTGGACGACACCGAACGGACCAAGGTGACCGCGCGGTACCGGACCGGCGGCATCGGCACCGCGGGCTGCGCCGACGACGTCGAGATGAGCTGGCGCGACCTCGCGCACTTCATGCTCACGATGAGCGACAACGCCGCGACCGACGTCGTCTACCACCGGCTCGGCCAGGAAACGGTGGACCGGGTGCTGGCCGATCTCGGGCTCGCCCGGACCCGGCTGATCGGCTGCTGCGAGGACCTGTTCGCGTCCGTCATCGCGGATCTCGGCGGCACCCCGGAATCCGATCTCGAGGCGCTGTTCGGCGAGGCCACGCCGGAGCAGCTGGACAAACTGGCGGTCCGGGACCCGGAACGCACCACGTCGTCCACACCGCGCGAAATCACCGAACTGCTCGACGCGATCTGGACCGACCGGGCGGGCGAACCCGAAGCGTGCCAACGGGTCCGCACGATCATGGCGCAGCAGATCTGGCCGCACCGGCTCTCGTCGGGCTTCCCGTCCGGCGTGCGAGTCGCGGCGAAAACCGGGACTCTGCCCGGAATCCGCAACGAAGCGGGAGTGGTGACCCTGGGGGACGGCCGCCAGTTCGCGGTCGCGGTGTTCACTCGCGCGCATTCTCTCGAAGACCGCCTTCCCGCGGTCGACGCGTCCATCGGCGCCGCCGCCCGGCTGGCGATCGACCACCTCCAGAGCGCGACCCCGTAG
- a CDS encoding VOC family protein, with protein sequence MACRITELVLDCADPQRMADFWCEVLGYVELGWDGDDLEIGPAAGFGGPQPTLILSRSTDPKPAKLPLHLDVNPTDRDQDAELERLLAAGARPADVGQTGEESWHVLADPEGNVFCLLRRRVDPVPD encoded by the coding sequence ATGGCCTGCCGGATCACCGAACTCGTCCTGGACTGCGCGGACCCGCAACGGATGGCCGATTTCTGGTGCGAAGTCCTCGGCTACGTCGAACTCGGCTGGGACGGCGACGACCTGGAGATCGGCCCCGCAGCCGGCTTCGGCGGCCCGCAGCCGACGTTGATCCTCAGCCGCAGCACCGACCCGAAACCGGCGAAACTGCCGCTGCACCTGGACGTGAACCCGACCGACCGCGACCAGGACGCGGAACTGGAACGCCTGCTCGCGGCCGGGGCGCGGCCCGCCGACGTCGGCCAGACCGGCGAGGAGTCGTGGCACGTGCTCGCGGACCCGGAGGGGAACGTGTTCTGCCTGCTCCGCCGCCGGGTCGACCCGGTACCGGACTGA
- a CDS encoding CdaR family transcriptional regulator translates to MLTPVPSKPHTSLGRVLEALGDVLLEPVAVGRDTRRQLGGVVIHDPHDDAEFPAQAVVLGVGVRESGEIGQLLHAVAARGATALVVRSPVAASTELVRAANSSGVALLGLASGASWAQLAAMLRTLLAEGDVGDVSPQTLGGMPSGDLFALANAIAALLDAPVTIEDRNSRVLAFSGRQDEADPSRVETILGRQVPERFTRELEKDGVFERLYREQGPVYVYPGDGYDKKIVMTRAALAVRAGDEVLGSIWAAVDKELSEERTAALIDASKIVALHMLRLRAGADVERRLRADLVSTALEGGSGAQEAIARLGLLGQPTIVLAMGLLEAPDDDLRLVTERQRVADAFAMHLSAVQPRSAVALVGDVAYGIVPMPGNHGDCRERSARVASTFLERTGRRVAAAIGIGPLALDGSGLRASRDGADRALRVLLTNGGTKRVITAEDAHIEALMLELADLSAARGDVATGPIARLLEYDTKHQSQLVHTLRCWLDSFGDISAASAAAYVHPSTFRYRLRRLAEVGGIDLDDPGDRFAAMVQLHLLPRGERAEETS, encoded by the coding sequence GTGCTGACACCGGTGCCGAGCAAGCCGCACACGAGTCTGGGACGCGTCCTCGAAGCGCTCGGGGACGTGCTCCTCGAACCGGTCGCCGTCGGACGGGACACGCGACGCCAGCTCGGCGGGGTGGTGATCCACGATCCGCACGACGACGCGGAGTTCCCGGCCCAGGCGGTGGTCCTCGGCGTCGGGGTCCGCGAATCCGGCGAGATCGGGCAGCTCCTGCACGCCGTCGCCGCGCGCGGGGCGACCGCGCTGGTCGTGCGGTCGCCGGTCGCGGCCTCGACGGAACTCGTGCGGGCGGCCAATTCCTCCGGGGTCGCGCTGCTCGGCCTCGCCAGCGGCGCGTCGTGGGCGCAGCTGGCCGCCATGCTCCGCACGCTGCTCGCCGAAGGCGACGTCGGCGACGTTTCCCCGCAGACGCTCGGCGGGATGCCTTCCGGCGATCTTTTCGCGCTCGCCAACGCCATCGCCGCGCTGCTCGACGCGCCGGTCACCATCGAGGACCGCAACTCGCGCGTCCTCGCGTTCTCCGGCCGCCAGGACGAAGCCGACCCCTCGCGCGTCGAGACGATCCTCGGTCGCCAAGTGCCGGAACGATTCACTCGCGAGCTGGAGAAGGACGGCGTTTTCGAGCGGCTCTACCGTGAGCAGGGCCCGGTCTACGTCTATCCCGGAGACGGCTACGACAAGAAAATCGTCATGACTCGCGCCGCGCTCGCGGTCCGGGCGGGGGACGAGGTCCTCGGGTCGATTTGGGCCGCTGTCGACAAAGAGCTCAGCGAGGAACGTACCGCGGCGCTGATCGACGCGTCGAAAATCGTTGCGCTGCACATGCTTCGGCTGCGTGCGGGTGCCGACGTCGAACGCCGGTTGCGCGCCGATCTGGTCAGCACCGCGCTCGAAGGCGGTTCCGGTGCGCAGGAAGCCATCGCGCGGCTCGGGTTGCTGGGGCAGCCCACGATCGTGCTCGCCATGGGCCTGCTGGAGGCGCCCGACGACGACCTCCGGCTGGTCACGGAACGCCAGCGGGTCGCCGACGCGTTCGCCATGCACCTCAGCGCGGTGCAGCCCCGCTCGGCGGTCGCACTGGTCGGCGACGTCGCGTACGGGATCGTCCCGATGCCCGGGAACCACGGCGATTGCCGCGAACGCTCGGCGCGCGTCGCGTCGACCTTCCTGGAGCGCACCGGCCGCCGGGTCGCCGCGGCGATCGGCATCGGCCCGCTGGCGCTGGACGGGTCCGGCCTGCGTGCCTCTCGCGACGGGGCCGACCGCGCGTTGCGCGTGTTGCTCACCAACGGCGGCACGAAGCGGGTGATCACCGCCGAGGACGCGCATATCGAGGCGTTGATGCTGGAGCTGGCCGACCTTTCCGCCGCGCGCGGCGATGTGGCGACCGGCCCGATCGCGCGGTTGCTGGAATACGACACGAAGCACCAGTCGCAGCTCGTGCACACATTGCGCTGCTGGCTCGATTCGTTCGGCGACATCAGCGCGGCTTCGGCGGCGGCGTATGTGCATCCGAGCACCTTCCGGTACCGGTTGCGCCGGCTCGCCGAGGTCGGCGGGATCGATCTCGACGATCCGGGGGACCGGTTCGCCGCGATGGTGCAATTGCACTTGCTGCCGCGCGGGGAAAGGGCCGAGGAGACGTCGTGA
- the menC gene encoding o-succinylbenzoate synthase has translation MKLSGVELRRVQMPLVAPFRTSFGTQSVRELLLLRAVTPAGEGWGECVTMAGPLYSAEYNDGAEHVLRHHLIPALLAAEDVTAAKVTPLLAKFKGHRMAKGALEMAVLDAELRAHDRSFAAELGSVRDTVPCGVSVGIMDTIPQLLDVVGGYLDEGYVRIKLKIEPGWDVEPVRAVRERFGDDVLLQVDANTAYTLGDAPQLAKLDPFGLLLIEQPLEEEDVLGHAELARRIQTPICLDESIVSARAAADAIKLGAVQIVNIKPGRVGGYLEARRVHDVCAAHGIPVWCGGMIETGLGRAANVALASLPNFTLPGDTSASDRFYRTDITEPFVLSGGHLPVPTGPGLGVAPIPELLDEVTTAKLWIGS, from the coding sequence GTGAAACTCAGCGGTGTGGAACTGCGCCGGGTGCAGATGCCGCTCGTCGCCCCGTTCCGGACTTCGTTCGGCACCCAGTCCGTGCGCGAACTCTTGCTGCTGCGCGCGGTCACGCCGGCCGGCGAGGGCTGGGGCGAATGCGTGACGATGGCCGGACCGCTGTACTCGGCGGAGTACAACGACGGTGCGGAGCACGTGCTGCGGCACCACCTGATCCCGGCGCTGCTGGCCGCGGAAGACGTCACCGCGGCCAAGGTGACGCCGCTGCTGGCGAAGTTCAAGGGCCACCGGATGGCCAAGGGCGCGCTGGAGATGGCGGTGCTGGACGCCGAACTCCGCGCGCACGACCGGTCGTTCGCGGCCGAACTCGGGTCGGTGCGCGATACCGTGCCGTGCGGCGTTTCGGTCGGGATCATGGACACGATCCCGCAGCTGCTCGACGTCGTGGGCGGGTATCTCGACGAGGGCTACGTGCGGATCAAGCTGAAGATCGAACCCGGCTGGGACGTCGAGCCGGTGCGCGCGGTCCGCGAACGCTTCGGCGACGACGTGCTGCTGCAGGTCGACGCGAACACCGCCTACACCCTCGGCGACGCGCCGCAGCTGGCCAAGCTCGACCCGTTCGGCCTGCTGCTGATCGAGCAGCCGCTGGAAGAGGAGGACGTGCTCGGCCACGCCGAACTGGCGCGCCGGATCCAGACGCCGATCTGCCTCGACGAGTCGATCGTGTCGGCCCGCGCGGCGGCGGACGCGATCAAACTGGGCGCGGTCCAGATCGTGAATATCAAACCCGGCCGCGTCGGCGGTTACCTGGAAGCGCGGCGGGTGCACGACGTGTGCGCCGCGCACGGGATCCCGGTGTGGTGCGGCGGGATGATCGAGACCGGCCTCGGCCGGGCGGCGAACGTCGCGCTGGCCTCGCTGCCGAACTTCACCCTGCCCGGCGACACCTCCGCGTCGGACCGGTTCTACCGGACCGACATCACCGAACCGTTCGTGCTGTCCGGCGGGCACCTGCCGGTGCCGACCGGACCGGGTCTCGGCGTCGCACCGATTCCGGAGCTGCTGGACGAGGTGACCACGGCAAAGCTGTGGATCGGTTCGTAG
- a CDS encoding M20 family metallopeptidase, with the protein MTEFNLDALLADIETLVCCESPSSDLAAVAHSADVLTGVGKALLGVEPERIVLDGRTHLRWRFGDGPPRVLLLGHHDTVWPLGSLETHPFSVQDGVLRGPGCFDMKTGVVMALHVAASLTDRSGLSILVTGDEELGSPSSRGLIEEEARGCAAAFVLEASADGGAIKTRRKGVSHYRIEVTGRASHAGLEPEKGINAGIEIAHQVLAVAALASPERGTSVVPTVLSAGTTVNTVPAAAAVEVDVRVWDEEEQLRVDREVRALQPVLKDAQVRITGGINRPPLDAVSSAALFGLAKELAAELGLPELTEAAVGGASDGNYTAGLGVPTLDGLGAVGGGAHADHEHVLVEELPRRTALLAALVENVLTKGSPSVPTNPEGDSGRARR; encoded by the coding sequence ATGACCGAGTTCAATCTGGACGCTTTGCTCGCCGACATCGAAACGCTGGTGTGCTGCGAGTCCCCGTCCTCCGATCTCGCCGCGGTGGCGCACAGCGCGGATGTGCTGACCGGCGTCGGCAAGGCATTGCTCGGCGTGGAACCGGAGCGGATCGTCCTGGACGGACGGACGCATCTGCGCTGGCGGTTCGGGGACGGCCCGCCGCGCGTGTTGCTGCTTGGCCACCATGACACGGTCTGGCCGCTGGGTTCGCTCGAGACGCATCCGTTTTCCGTGCAGGACGGGGTCTTGCGCGGTCCGGGTTGCTTCGACATGAAGACCGGCGTCGTGATGGCGTTGCATGTCGCGGCTTCGCTGACTGACCGAAGTGGACTGTCTATTTTGGTCACCGGCGACGAGGAACTGGGCTCGCCGTCGTCCCGTGGGCTGATCGAGGAAGAAGCTCGGGGTTGCGCGGCGGCGTTCGTGCTGGAGGCTTCGGCGGACGGCGGCGCGATCAAGACCCGCCGCAAAGGCGTTTCCCATTACCGGATCGAGGTGACCGGACGCGCCTCGCACGCCGGGCTCGAACCCGAGAAGGGGATCAACGCCGGGATCGAGATCGCGCACCAGGTGCTCGCGGTCGCCGCGCTCGCCAGTCCGGAGCGTGGGACCAGCGTGGTGCCGACGGTGCTTTCGGCTGGGACCACGGTGAATACGGTGCCTGCCGCAGCCGCGGTTGAAGTCGATGTGCGCGTGTGGGACGAGGAAGAACAGCTCCGCGTCGACCGGGAAGTGCGCGCGTTGCAACCCGTGCTGAAAGACGCGCAGGTGCGGATCACCGGTGGGATCAACCGGCCGCCGCTGGACGCGGTTTCCTCGGCCGCGTTGTTCGGGCTGGCGAAGGAATTGGCCGCGGAACTGGGGTTGCCGGAATTGACCGAAGCGGCCGTCGGCGGGGCTTCGGACGGCAATTACACCGCGGGCTTGGGCGTGCCGACGCTCGACGGTCTCGGCGCGGTCGGCGGCGGAGCGCACGCCGATCACGAACATGTCCTGGTCGAGGAATTGCCGCGGCGGACGGCGTTGCTGGCCGCACTGGTGGAGAACGTGCTGACCAAGGGAAGTCCGTCGGTTCCGACGAATCCGGAAGGCGATTCTGGTCGAGCCCGACGGTGA
- a CDS encoding serine hydrolase has translation MSKISEIETWLQENFAALLAKHQVPGAAIAVLADGEVIDHAAGVVNKGTGVESTVDSVFQIGSITKVWTTTLAMQLVDEGKLDLDRPVRDYLPEFALGDDEAAAVITVRQLTCHTSGFEGDIFTDTGPGDDCVEKLVATLSDVPQLFPPGERFSYNNAGYCVLGRVIEVLRGKCWDDCVREHLFAPLGLTHAASGPYDAIRYRAAIGHISPKPGEDPVPAPVWALTRSNAPAGSTLAMRPRDLLTFVRMHLNDGKADDGTQVVLPESLLAMRESQVDVPDLGMSDHWGLGWMLFDWDGGKVIGHDGGTIGQSSFLRVVPEKGVAVALLTNGGQPLNAYQEIFTKLLDELAGVTVPARPEPNPAAAPADLSRYLGEYTSMVGDTVVTEEDGKLWMKRTPKGIFAEMVAPSEKEELFPYRGDTFVAKTEQLPGVYLAHAFIGDDGNGRAQFIHTGRADRRVSQ, from the coding sequence ATGTCGAAAATTTCCGAAATCGAGACCTGGCTTCAGGAGAATTTCGCCGCTCTGCTGGCCAAGCATCAGGTTCCCGGAGCCGCGATCGCGGTGCTCGCCGACGGCGAGGTGATCGACCACGCGGCGGGCGTCGTCAACAAGGGCACCGGCGTGGAGTCCACTGTGGACTCGGTGTTCCAGATCGGGTCGATCACCAAGGTGTGGACGACCACGCTGGCCATGCAGCTCGTCGACGAGGGCAAGCTGGACCTCGACCGGCCGGTGCGCGACTACCTGCCGGAGTTCGCGCTCGGCGACGACGAGGCCGCCGCGGTGATCACCGTCCGGCAGCTCACGTGCCACACCTCCGGCTTCGAGGGCGACATCTTCACCGACACCGGACCCGGCGACGACTGCGTGGAGAAGCTCGTCGCGACGCTGTCCGACGTGCCGCAGCTCTTCCCGCCCGGCGAGCGCTTCTCCTACAACAACGCCGGCTACTGCGTGCTCGGCCGCGTCATCGAGGTGCTGCGCGGCAAGTGCTGGGACGACTGCGTGCGCGAGCACCTCTTCGCGCCGCTCGGCCTGACCCACGCGGCCTCCGGTCCGTACGACGCGATCCGCTACCGCGCCGCGATCGGCCACATTTCCCCGAAGCCGGGCGAGGACCCGGTGCCCGCGCCGGTCTGGGCGCTCACGCGCTCGAACGCGCCGGCCGGGTCGACGCTCGCGATGCGCCCGCGCGATCTCCTGACCTTCGTCCGGATGCACCTGAACGACGGCAAGGCCGACGACGGCACCCAGGTCGTCCTGCCGGAATCGCTGCTCGCGATGCGCGAATCGCAGGTGGACGTGCCCGACCTTGGCATGTCCGACCACTGGGGTCTCGGCTGGATGCTCTTCGACTGGGACGGCGGCAAGGTGATCGGCCACGACGGCGGCACCATCGGCCAGTCGTCCTTCCTGCGCGTGGTTCCGGAAAAGGGCGTGGCGGTCGCGCTGCTGACCAACGGCGGGCAGCCGCTGAACGCGTACCAGGAGATCTTCACGAAGCTGCTGGACGAACTCGCGGGCGTCACCGTTCCGGCCCGGCCCGAGCCGAACCCCGCCGCCGCGCCCGCCGACCTGTCCCGCTACCTGGGCGAGTACACGTCGATGGTCGGCGACACCGTCGTCACCGAGGAGGACGGCAAGCTCTGGATGAAGCGCACCCCGAAGGGAATCTTCGCCGAGATGGTCGCGCCCTCGGAGAAGGAAGAGCTGTTCCCGTATCGGGGCGACACGTTCGTCGCGAAGACCGAACAGCTGCCGGGCGTCTACCTGGCACACGCCTTCATCGGCGACGACGGCAACGGCCGCGCGCAGTTCATCCACACGGGACGCGCGGACCGACGGGTCTCCCAGTGA